In Dioscorea cayenensis subsp. rotundata cultivar TDr96_F1 chromosome 11, TDr96_F1_v2_PseudoChromosome.rev07_lg8_w22 25.fasta, whole genome shotgun sequence, a single genomic region encodes these proteins:
- the LOC120271927 gene encoding uncharacterized protein LOC120271927, translating into MRDGWTDQRQRTLINFLVYCPTGISFVKSVDASDILKDATNLCNLFMEIIEWVGPDNVVHLVTDNASNYVAAGRLIHEKYDHIYWSPCAVHCLNLILKDIGKRDHVAELVSRASKVTIFVYNHIYILSWLRKRSGWKEIVRPGVTRFATTFITLKSIYDHKHDLQALVTDKYYTSHKLSKSPVGKTVTSIILDGKFWEECLFMVKIAAPIIRLLRVVDADEKPSLGYVYEGMIRIRKAIMAIFRNKSTMYGPYIKIIDERWDKHLRRNLHAAAYFLNPAFLYDKEAFCETPEVMQGFLDLLEKRSICSDSEKAMREIRFYRDRLGSFSRESALSSANKIQPDEWWRLFGYSTPFLQKVAI; encoded by the exons ATGAGAGATGGTTGGACGGATCAAAGGCAAAgaactttgattaattttttggtgTATTGTCCTACAGGAATATCTTTTGTGAAATCTGTTGACGCCTCAGATATTTTAAAAGATGCCAccaatttatgtaatttattcatGGAGATTATTGAATGGGTTGGACCGGATAATGTGGTTCATTTGGTGACTGATAATGCAAGCAATTATGTTGCGGCAGGAAGgttaatacatgaaaaatatgatcatATATATTGGTCTCCTTGTGCTGTACATTGTCTGAATTTGATTTTGAAAGATATTGGAAAAAGAGATCATGTAGCGGAGCTTGTATCACGTGCTTCCAAGGTGACTATTTTTGTCTACAACCATATATACATACTATCTTGGTTGAGAAAAAGATCTGGATGGAAAGAGATTGTGCGTCCAGGAGTAACACGTTTTGCTACTACATTCATTACTTTGAAAAGTATCTATGATCATAAACATGATTTGCAAGCATTGGTGACAGATAAGTATTACACAAGCCATAAGTTATCTAAAAGTCCAGTGGGTAAAACAGTTACTTCTATTATCTTGGATGGCAAATTTTGggaagaatgtttatttatggTGAAGATTGCAGCTCCCATCATTAGGCTTTTACGTGTTGTTGATGCGGATGAGAAACCTTCACTTGGTTATGTTTATGAAGGCATGATTAGGATTCGAAAAGCAATCATGGCCATCTTCAGAAACAAGTCTACAATGTATGGTCcctatattaaaattattgatgAGAGATGGGATAAGCATTTGCGGCGAAACCTTCATGCAGCTGCTTATTTTTTGAATCCCGCTTTTCTCTATGATAAAGAAGCATTTTGTGAAACTCCAGAAGTGATGCAAGGCTTTTTAGATTTACTTGAAAAGAGAAGTATATGCAGTGATAGTGAAAAGGCAATGAGGGAGATCAGATTTTATCGGGATCGATTAGGAAGTTTTAGTCGTGAATCAGCTCTTTCCTCTGCTAATAAAATACAACCTG ATGAATGGTGGAGGCTATTTGGATATAGTACTCCTTTCTTGCAAAAAGTTGCTATTTGA